A single Amphiprion ocellaris isolate individual 3 ecotype Okinawa chromosome 1, ASM2253959v1, whole genome shotgun sequence DNA region contains:
- the LOC129349024 gene encoding chondroitin sulfate synthase 1-like: MYMASVALTAIYVLSPQMQQLFYENYEPNKKGYIRDLHSSKIHRAITLHPNKNPPYQYRLHSYMLSRKIADLRHRTIQLHREIVQMGRYGAAEPSREDLQLGMPPSFMRFHPHQREEVLEWEFLTGRYLFSSSDSQPPRRGMDSSQRQALDDIIMQVMEMINANAKTRGRVIDFKEIQYGYRRVNPLHGAEYVLDLLLLYKKHKGKTMTVPVRRHAYLQQTFSQIQFREEDEIDARGLASHINKESDSLSFLSNSLKMLVPFKLTTSGQDQREPKDKKVNILVPLSGRYDIFVRFMANFERVCLIPNQNVKLLILLFSTENNTERVRQVELMREYHMKYPRAEIEIKPVAGSFSRAVALEVGSLHFSNDSLLFYCDVDLLFSSDFLKRCRTNAALGEQSYFPIIFSQYDPKVVYAGKVPSNNHYVFTSKTGLWRNYGFGIVCVYKGDLIRAGGFDTSIQGWGLEDVDLYNKFVQSGIKLFRSTDTGIVHVHHPVICDPNLEAKQYKMCLGSKASSHGSTQQLAELWLEKNDLSFRRLASSNGSVRTV, from the coding sequence ATGTACATGGCCTCAGTAGCACTAACAGCAATTTATGTCCTGTCTCCACAGATGCAGCAGCTCTTCTATGAGAACTATGAACCAAATAAAAAGGGCTACATACGAGATCTTCATAGCAGCAAGATCCACCGAGCCATCACCCTCCACCCCAACAAGAACCCTCCCTACCAGTATCGCTTACACAGCTACATGCTCAGCCGGAAGATTGCAGACTTGCGCCACCGAACCATTCAGCTCCACCGGGAGATCGTTCAGATGGGGCGCTATGGAGCAGCTGAGCCAAGCCGAGAGGACCTGCAGCTTGGCATGCCTCCTTCATTTATGCGTTTCCACCCACATCAGCGAGAGGAAGTTCTGGAGTGGGAATTCCTGACAGGGAGGTACCTGTTCTCATCATCTGACAGTCAACCACCCCGTCGTGGGATGGACTCCTCTCAAAGGCAGGCCCTTGATGACATCATCATGCAGGTGATGGAGATGATTAATGCCAATGCCAAGACACGGGGCCGAGTCATTGATTTCAAAGAAATCCAGTATGGCTACCGGAGGGTCAATCCATTACATGGGGCAGAATATGTGCTGGATCTGCTGCTGTTGTACAAGAAGCACAAAGGAAAGACCATGACAGTCCCAGTGAGGAGGCATGCCTACCTGCAGCAGACTTTCAGCCAAATCCAGttcagagaggaggatgagatAGATGCCAGAGGTCTGGCCAGTCACATCAACAAGGAGTCAGATTCTCTCTCATTTCTGTCCAACTCCCTCAAGATGCTGGTGCCCTTCAAGCTGACCACCTCTGGACAGGACCAGAGGGAACCAAAAGATAAGAAAGTCAACATCTTGGTCCCTCTGTCGGGGCGCTATGACATATTTGTGCGCTTCATGGCTAACTTTGAAAGAGTTTGTCTGATCCCCAACCAGAATGTCAAACTGCTGATCCTGCTCTtcagcacagaaaacaacacgGAACGGGTCAGACAGGTGGAGTTGATGAGGGAGTATCACATGAAGTATCCCCGGGCTGAGATCGAGATCAAGCCTGTTGCTGGTTCTTTTTCCAGGGCTGTGGCTTTGGAAGTGGGTTCTTTGCACTTCTCTAATGATTCACTGCTCTTCTACTGTGACGTAGATCTGCTCTTCTCCAGTGACTTCCTCAAGCGATGTCGGACCAATGCTGCACTGGGGGAGCAGAGCTACTTCCCCATCATCTTCAGCCAGTATGATCCCAAAGTAGTGTATGCTGGGAAGGTCCCTAGCAACAACCACTACGTCTTCACCTCCAAGACAGGCCTGTGGAGGAACTACGGCTTTGGGATTGTCTGCGTGTACAAAGGAGACCTGATTCGAGCTGGAGGCTTTGATACCTCCATACAAGGGTGGGGATTAGAGGATGTGGACCTTTATAATAAGTTTGTCCAGTCAGGGATTAAGTTGTTTAGAAGCACAGACACAGGGATAGTGCATGTCCACCACCCGGTCATATGCGACCCCAACCTCGAGGCAAAGCAGTATAAGATGTGCCTGGGCTCCAAAGCCTCGTCACATGGCTCCACCCAGCAGCTGGCCGAACTCTGGCTAGAGAAGAACGACCTTAGCTTCAGGAGGCTGGCTAGCAGTAATGGCTCAGTTAGGACAGTGTGA